From candidate division WOR-3 bacterium, the proteins below share one genomic window:
- the thrS gene encoding threonine--tRNA ligase: MIKVVVKGEERQVEPGLSAGELLNDTEAIAARVNERLVDLSFRIEADATVEPVYFDSKEGKEIFWHSASHLMAQAVKQLYPQAKVAIGPAIPEGFYYDFDVPDPFTEKDLERIEQRMKELAQARIPIVHKFLPRREALRIFSERGETYKIEIINEIPDAEISVYEQGDFVDLCRGPHLPDTGRIKAIKLLSVAGAYWHGDERNRMLSRIYGVAFPDEKMLKDFLDKLEEARRRDHRKLGPALDLYSFHEEAGAGLVFWHAKGATVRRLIQEYWEKEHLAAGYQLVVTPHIARSQLWHRSGHYDYYRENMYILPVENEEYVLKPMNCPGHILIYRTKVHSYRDLPLRMAEWGTVYRYERSGVLHGMMRVRGFTQDDAHIFCTKEQVEEEVLGVVALSLKMLRAFGFDKFNVALSVRDPRHPEKFLGSDEQWQVAENSLVNALNRLGLDFYRAEGEAVFYGPKIDINLADSLGREFQCSTCQFDFNLGNKLDVYYMDKSGQHLPAYLVHRTVLGSIERFMGILVEHYGGAFPTWLAPVQARVLTVTEKEIGYAQEVFERLKAAGTRVEIDINNDKIGYKIGEAERQKIPFILVVGAREASSGTVSLRRRGKGNLGAASLEKVIALIKEEETGRIQ; this comes from the coding sequence GTGATTAAGGTTGTTGTTAAAGGCGAAGAAAGGCAGGTGGAGCCCGGTCTCAGTGCGGGTGAACTGCTTAACGACACAGAGGCGATTGCCGCCAGGGTTAATGAGCGGCTGGTCGACCTTTCCTTTAGGATTGAGGCTGACGCCACCGTAGAGCCGGTCTATTTTGACTCGAAAGAGGGTAAGGAGATTTTCTGGCATTCGGCGTCCCATCTGATGGCGCAGGCGGTAAAGCAACTCTACCCACAGGCGAAGGTGGCGATTGGTCCGGCTATCCCTGAAGGGTTTTATTATGACTTTGATGTGCCCGACCCATTTACCGAGAAGGATTTGGAGCGGATTGAGCAGCGGATGAAGGAACTTGCCCAGGCGCGAATTCCGATTGTGCATAAATTCCTGCCCCGTAGGGAGGCGCTGAGAATTTTTTCTGAACGGGGTGAAACCTATAAGATTGAGATAATAAATGAAATTCCGGATGCGGAGATTTCGGTTTATGAGCAGGGGGATTTTGTTGATCTGTGCCGAGGTCCGCATCTCCCTGATACCGGGAGAATAAAGGCGATTAAACTTTTGAGCGTTGCCGGTGCCTACTGGCATGGTGATGAGCGCAACCGGATGCTTTCACGCATATACGGTGTTGCCTTTCCGGATGAGAAAATGCTTAAGGATTTTCTTGACAAACTTGAAGAGGCAAGGCGCCGTGACCACCGCAAGCTCGGTCCGGCACTTGACCTGTACAGTTTCCATGAGGAGGCAGGAGCGGGTCTGGTTTTCTGGCATGCCAAGGGCGCGACGGTGCGACGGCTCATCCAGGAGTACTGGGAAAAGGAGCATCTGGCCGCAGGCTATCAATTGGTGGTCACCCCCCATATTGCCCGCAGCCAGCTCTGGCACCGTTCAGGTCATTATGACTATTACCGGGAGAATATGTATATTTTGCCGGTGGAGAATGAGGAGTATGTCTTGAAACCGATGAACTGTCCCGGTCACATCCTTATCTATCGGACAAAGGTTCACTCTTATCGGGATTTGCCTTTGCGGATGGCGGAATGGGGCACGGTTTATCGTTATGAACGTTCCGGAGTTCTCCACGGGATGATGCGGGTTAGGGGTTTTACCCAAGATGATGCCCATATCTTTTGTACAAAGGAACAGGTGGAGGAGGAGGTTTTGGGTGTGGTGGCACTTTCGCTGAAGATGTTGCGCGCCTTTGGATTTGATAAATTCAATGTGGCACTTTCGGTGCGGGACCCGCGGCATCCAGAAAAATTCCTTGGGAGTGACGAGCAGTGGCAGGTGGCAGAAAATTCCCTTGTCAATGCCTTAAACCGGCTCGGGCTTGATTTTTATCGGGCAGAGGGGGAGGCGGTCTTTTACGGACCGAAGATTGATATCAACCTTGCCGACTCTTTGGGAAGGGAGTTCCAGTGTTCAACCTGCCAGTTTGATTTCAATCTGGGGAACAAGCTGGATGTTTACTATATGGATAAAAGCGGTCAGCACCTCCCAGCTTATCTTGTCCATCGCACGGTCTTGGGTTCGATTGAGCGTTTTATGGGAATTTTGGTTGAGCATTATGGTGGTGCATTTCCCACCTGGCTGGCACCGGTCCAGGCACGGGTTCTGACCGTAACGGAGAAGGAAATCGGTTATGCCCAAGAAGTTTTTGAGCGGCTCAAGGCGGCTGGTACCAGAGTTGAAATTGACATTAATAATGATAAAATTGGTTACAAAATTGGCGAAGCGGAACGGCAGAAGATACCCTTTATTTTGGTTGTTGGTGCCCGGGAGGCATCTTCAGGGACTGTTTCCCTGCGCCGCCGGGGTAAAGGGAATCTCGGCGCGGCTTCGCTGGAAAAGGTAATAGCACTAATCAAGGAGGAAGAAACTGGAAGAATACAGTAA
- the rplT gene encoding 50S ribosomal protein L20: MARVKTGPVTRKRRKKWLKQAKGYWGGKSRLYKTARLQVMHGLLSAYRDRKRKKRVFRSLMITRINAALEPHDLSYSRFIHGLKLAGVSLDRSVLSEVAIHAPEDFAQLVQLAKKNLTG; the protein is encoded by the coding sequence ATGGCAAGGGTTAAAACCGGACCGGTTACGAGAAAAAGACGGAAGAAGTGGCTGAAACAGGCAAAAGGCTACTGGGGCGGAAAGTCACGGCTTTACAAAACCGCACGGCTCCAGGTGATGCACGGGCTCCTCAGCGCCTATCGGGACCGCAAGCGGAAGAAGCGTGTCTTTCGGTCATTGATGATTACCAGGATTAATGCGGCGCTTGAACCCCATGACTTGAGTTATAGCCGTTTCATCCATGGACTGAAGCTTGCCGGTGTGAGCCTGGACCGTAGCGTTCTGTCTGAGGTGGCGATTCACGCGCCTGAGGACTTTGCCCAGCTGGTCCAGCTGGCAAAGAAGAACCTTACAGGTTAA
- the ispF gene encoding 2-C-methyl-D-erythritol 2,4-cyclodiphosphate synthase, which yields MSTDAHIYAHHLTYGNLLVKFNILKGIIPYRIGIGFDSHCLKKGRRLILGGIEIKFHLGLSGHSDADVLLHALIDALTGALGMPDIGTLFPDNDPKYQNASSEKLLKIVLDKVKQKRWQVAQIDTVIICDQPKLTDHFPSVRNHLSKKLNIPSDRIGLKAKTTEGTRIALPEKSISALVTALLVPQR from the coding sequence ATGTCAACCGACGCGCACATTTATGCCCATCACTTGACCTACGGGAATCTCTTGGTAAAATTTAATATCTTGAAGGGCATAATTCCCTATCGTATCGGCATCGGCTTTGACTCCCACTGCCTGAAAAAGGGACGCCGGCTCATATTGGGCGGCATTGAGATTAAATTTCATTTGGGGCTCTCAGGACATTCTGACGCCGATGTCTTGCTTCACGCTTTGATTGATGCCCTTACCGGTGCCCTTGGCATGCCTGACATCGGCACACTTTTCCCTGATAACGACCCCAAATATCAAAACGCAAGCAGTGAGAAGTTGTTGAAGATAGTTCTCGATAAAGTAAAACAAAAGCGGTGGCAGGTCGCCCAGATTGATACAGTTATCATCTGCGACCAGCCTAAGCTCACCGACCATTTTCCAAGTGTTCGTAACCATCTCTCCAAAAAACTCAATATTCCTTCTGACCGCATCGGTCTCAAAGCCAAAACTACTGAAGGCACTCGCATCGCCCTGCCTGAAAAGAGCATCAGCGCTTTGGTGACTGCGCTGCTCGTTCCTCAGAGATGA
- the rpmI gene encoding 50S ribosomal protein L35 → MKRKLKTLSALKKRVKKSATGKFLHRRSGTSHNNSVKNSRRKRWLHRPAVVDSTKVKALKRLVPYA, encoded by the coding sequence ATGAAGAGAAAGTTAAAGACCTTAAGTGCTCTCAAGAAACGTGTGAAGAAGAGCGCCACGGGCAAGTTTTTGCATAGGCGCAGCGGAACAAGCCATAATAACAGCGTGAAGAATAGCCGGCGTAAGCGCTGGCTGCACCGACCTGCGGTTGTTGATAGCACCAAGGTCAAGGCGCTTAAGCGGCTAGTTCCTTACGCATAG
- the infC gene encoding translation initiation factor IF-3 translates to MEEYSNNLKTDSRDRPKANEQIKVPYVRVIGADKRPIGIMPTREAIALARRQNLDLILVAPNEEPPVARIMDLGRYLYEQKARQRESKKRQHQTEVRQIRMKMKIDKHDYEVKLRKMREFLLQKDRIRLILWLRGREVLHTDLAYKLIDRIRQDLADVAKVDGQVRFQNEDRKSIQLMLVPK, encoded by the coding sequence CTGGAAGAATACAGTAATAATCTGAAAACAGATAGTAGAGACCGACCTAAGGCAAACGAGCAGATTAAGGTTCCTTATGTCCGGGTAATAGGCGCGGACAAAAGACCAATTGGGATTATGCCAACGCGCGAGGCAATCGCACTGGCAAGGAGGCAAAACCTCGACCTGATTTTGGTGGCGCCAAATGAGGAGCCACCGGTTGCAAGGATTATGGATTTAGGTCGGTATCTTTATGAGCAGAAGGCTCGTCAGCGGGAGTCAAAGAAAAGGCAACACCAGACCGAGGTGAGGCAGATAAGGATGAAGATGAAGATTGACAAGCACGACTATGAGGTGAAACTGAGGAAGATGCGGGAGTTCCTTTTACAAAAGGACCGCATCAGGCTGATTCTCTGGTTGCGCGGACGGGAGGTGCTCCACACCGATTTGGCTTACAAATTGATTGACCGGATTCGTCAGGACCTGGCTGATGTCGCCAAGGTTGATGGTCAGGTGAGGTTCCAGAATGAGGATAGGAAATCAATTCAATTGATGCTGGTGCCAAAATGA
- a CDS encoding acyl-CoA dehydratase activase-related protein, whose translation MKIGICRALHSYHHFPLWRSFFERLGFEVVLSRKTDKGIVARGVELSPAELCLPVKVFLGQVDDLRERVDLIFVPRLVCRRLSKDFYFGCPKAIGLPDMVRAIFPKTNGIFEITIDQRVGDEGEGFVTWARTLGIKNGAARKAFLEAREAEKKSAKMMGSGAIPVDFFEERANMPKGDGRGKGERIGVIGHPYLLFDEHISLNLLKIIQELGVEPVVPFVSEEGLVLEATRGNVPNWFYELELLAAARKVLQDREIKGLLLVFSFACGTAPVMNEIIRREIGRNSRLPILTLFFDEHSGEVGLRTRLESFVDLVRARDGNL comes from the coding sequence ATGAAAATTGGCATCTGCCGCGCACTGCATTCTTACCATCACTTTCCTCTGTGGAGGTCATTTTTTGAGAGGCTTGGGTTTGAGGTTGTGCTTTCCCGTAAGACCGATAAGGGGATTGTTGCCAGGGGTGTGGAACTTTCGCCCGCAGAGCTTTGTCTGCCCGTGAAGGTATTTTTAGGACAGGTTGATGATTTAAGAGAAAGGGTCGATTTGATTTTTGTGCCGAGGTTGGTTTGCCGGCGGTTGAGCAAAGATTTTTATTTTGGCTGTCCCAAGGCGATTGGCCTTCCCGATATGGTGCGGGCAATCTTTCCGAAAACAAACGGTATTTTTGAGATTACTATTGACCAGCGGGTTGGTGATGAAGGGGAAGGTTTTGTCACTTGGGCACGCACCCTTGGAATCAAAAACGGGGCTGCCCGAAAGGCTTTTCTTGAGGCAAGAGAGGCGGAGAAAAAATCGGCAAAGATGATGGGTTCTGGTGCCATCCCGGTTGATTTCTTTGAAGAAAGGGCGAATATGCCGAAAGGTGATGGTAGGGGCAAAGGGGAACGTATTGGTGTAATCGGACATCCCTATCTCCTATTTGATGAGCATATCAGCCTGAATCTATTAAAGATTATCCAGGAACTCGGGGTTGAACCGGTTGTGCCATTTGTAAGCGAAGAGGGGCTTGTTTTGGAAGCAACCAGGGGCAATGTGCCCAACTGGTTTTATGAACTGGAGCTCCTCGCCGCGGCAAGAAAGGTTTTACAGGATAGAGAGATTAAGGGCTTGCTGCTTGTCTTCAGTTTTGCCTGTGGCACCGCGCCGGTAATGAATGAAATCATTCGCCGGGAAATAGGTCGAAATTCAAGGTTGCCTATTCTTACCCTCTTTTTTGACGAGCACAGTGGTGAAGTGGGATTGAGAACAAGGCTGGAATCTTTTGTTGATTTGGTGCGAGCAAGGGATGGGAATTTATGA
- a CDS encoding rhomboid family intramembrane serine protease: protein MIPLYDDIKSSRRPWMNYLLLSACAIVWTIQFTRSPEQFEVQILQYGMVPARIIQGKRLWTLLSSMFLHGGWFHFLGNMLYLWIFGDNVEDAFGHILYPLVYLSSGVFGNLLQIAVSPFSRVPTIGASGAISGVMGAYFVLYPRARVLTLIPFFIFIRMVYLPASVLLGFWILFQILYGCSSAPGTGGGIAYFAHIGGFALGVIFGLLIKRRVRRPWYEID, encoded by the coding sequence ATGATTCCCCTTTACGACGACATCAAATCCTCGCGGCGCCCCTGGATGAACTACCTCCTTCTCTCTGCCTGCGCAATCGTCTGGACCATCCAATTCACCCGCTCACCAGAGCAGTTTGAAGTGCAAATCCTGCAATACGGAATGGTGCCCGCAAGGATAATTCAAGGGAAAAGGCTCTGGACACTTTTGAGTTCAATGTTTCTGCATGGCGGCTGGTTCCATTTCCTTGGTAATATGCTTTATCTCTGGATATTTGGCGACAATGTTGAAGATGCCTTCGGTCATATCCTTTATCCCTTGGTTTATCTCAGTTCTGGGGTTTTTGGCAATCTCCTTCAGATTGCCGTCTCGCCCTTTTCCCGCGTACCGACTATTGGTGCATCTGGTGCCATCTCCGGTGTAATGGGCGCCTATTTTGTCCTTTATCCCCGTGCCCGGGTTTTGACCCTGATCCCCTTTTTCATCTTTATCAGGATGGTTTATCTCCCCGCCTCGGTGCTTCTGGGCTTCTGGATTCTGTTTCAGATATTATACGGCTGCTCCTCGGCACCAGGAACCGGTGGTGGCATCGCCTATTTTGCTCATATCGGCGGCTTTGCCCTTGGTGTTATCTTCGGACTGTTGATAAAACGAAGGGTCAGACGCCCCTGGTATGAAATTGACTGA